A part of Citrifermentans bremense genomic DNA contains:
- a CDS encoding glycogen/starch/alpha-glucan phosphorylase codes for MTEEQMGLNETLDQKMLIIKSFLEHLEYTLGKDKYSATKYDRFNALAYAVRDKLVERWLDTQQAYYNSDHKRVYYISMEFLMGRTLGNSLINLGIWDEFQEALDSLGENYFEETLDEEQDAGLGNGGLGRLAACFLDSMATMSIPAYGYGIRYEYGIFRQHIADGAQVEIPDNWLRYRNPWELDRQEHLHTVKFYGRVITTFDKNGKLLREWVDTEDVMAMAYDTPIPGYQTQSVNTLRLWTAKSSREFDLKFFNEGNYIRAVEKKMQSETISKVLYPADNVIEGKELRFKQEYFLASATVHDVIYRFKKKHSDMKKLPEKVAIQLNDTHPTLAIPELMRVLIDLHNVEWEDAWEITRKTFAYTNHTILPEALEQWPVWFFEQILPRHLQIIYEINENFLKEIRERFPDDPDRLSRMSIVEEHWERKIRMAYLAIVGSHSVNGVAALHTEILKNELFRDFYEMYPERFNNKTNGITQRRWLKMSNPRLSALIDDYIGPGWTTNLYELEKLRAIASDPEFLERWQKVKRENKEYLCRYILQHNHIEVDPESLFDVQVKRIHEYKRQLLNVLHIITLFNRIKDNPKAEVVPRTFIFAGKAAPAYAAAKLIIRLINAVAAVVNRDPDVAGRIKVVFLANYGVTLAEKIFPASDLSEQISTAGTEASGTGNMKFALNGALTIGTLDGANIEIMEEVGRENIFIFGMTAAEVAALRARGYNPREYYNNNRELRRVLDMIASGYFSPWAPELFTPLTESLLNLGDYYMLLADYAAYVACQEKVSELFRQKDEWARQAILNCAGMGKFSSDRTIDQYAREIWGIKPVDILPGAVELQRH; via the coding sequence ATGACCGAAGAACAAATGGGCTTGAACGAGACGCTTGACCAGAAGATGCTCATTATCAAATCTTTTCTTGAGCACCTGGAATACACCCTGGGCAAGGACAAGTACTCAGCGACCAAGTACGACAGGTTCAACGCACTGGCTTATGCCGTACGCGACAAGCTGGTAGAGCGCTGGCTCGACACCCAACAGGCATACTACAACTCCGACCACAAGAGAGTCTACTATATCTCGATGGAATTCCTGATGGGGAGGACGCTCGGAAACAGCCTCATCAACCTTGGGATATGGGACGAGTTCCAGGAGGCGCTCGACTCGCTCGGCGAGAACTACTTCGAGGAGACGCTAGACGAGGAACAGGACGCGGGGCTCGGCAACGGCGGTCTGGGGAGGCTCGCCGCCTGTTTCCTCGATTCCATGGCCACCATGTCCATCCCCGCCTACGGCTACGGCATCCGCTACGAGTACGGCATCTTCCGACAGCACATAGCGGACGGGGCGCAGGTCGAGATCCCTGACAACTGGCTGCGCTACAGAAACCCCTGGGAGCTCGACCGCCAGGAGCACCTGCACACGGTGAAGTTCTACGGGCGCGTCATCACCACCTTCGACAAGAACGGGAAGCTCTTGCGCGAGTGGGTCGACACCGAGGACGTCATGGCCATGGCCTACGATACCCCGATCCCCGGCTACCAGACCCAAAGCGTCAACACGCTGAGGCTTTGGACCGCGAAATCCAGCCGCGAGTTCGACCTGAAGTTCTTCAACGAGGGGAACTACATCCGCGCGGTGGAAAAGAAGATGCAGTCCGAGACCATCTCCAAGGTGCTCTACCCCGCCGACAACGTCATCGAGGGGAAGGAGCTCCGCTTCAAGCAGGAGTACTTCCTAGCCTCGGCCACCGTGCACGACGTGATCTACCGTTTCAAGAAGAAGCACAGCGACATGAAAAAGCTCCCGGAGAAGGTCGCCATCCAGCTGAACGACACCCACCCCACCCTCGCCATCCCTGAGCTGATGCGGGTTCTGATCGACCTGCACAACGTGGAGTGGGAGGACGCCTGGGAGATCACCCGGAAGACCTTCGCCTACACCAACCACACCATCCTCCCCGAGGCGCTGGAGCAGTGGCCGGTCTGGTTCTTCGAGCAGATACTCCCCCGTCATCTGCAGATCATCTACGAGATCAACGAGAATTTCCTGAAGGAGATCCGCGAGCGCTTCCCGGACGACCCCGACCGGCTCTCGCGCATGTCGATCGTCGAGGAGCACTGGGAGCGAAAGATCCGCATGGCGTACCTGGCCATCGTCGGGAGCCATTCGGTGAACGGGGTGGCGGCTCTGCACACAGAGATCCTTAAAAACGAGCTCTTCCGCGACTTCTACGAGATGTACCCGGAAAGGTTCAACAACAAGACCAACGGGATCACGCAAAGGCGCTGGCTCAAGATGAGCAACCCGCGGCTCTCAGCCTTGATCGACGACTACATCGGTCCAGGATGGACCACGAACCTCTACGAGCTGGAGAAGCTGCGCGCCATAGCCTCCGACCCCGAGTTTCTGGAGCGCTGGCAGAAGGTGAAGCGGGAGAACAAGGAATACCTTTGCCGCTACATCCTGCAGCACAACCACATCGAGGTGGACCCGGAGTCGCTCTTCGACGTGCAGGTGAAGCGCATCCACGAGTACAAGCGCCAGCTTCTGAACGTCCTGCACATCATCACGCTCTTCAACCGGATCAAGGACAACCCGAAGGCCGAGGTGGTGCCGCGCACCTTCATCTTCGCCGGCAAGGCGGCCCCCGCCTACGCCGCTGCCAAACTGATCATCCGGCTCATCAACGCGGTCGCCGCCGTGGTGAACCGCGACCCGGACGTGGCGGGAAGGATCAAGGTGGTGTTCCTCGCCAACTACGGGGTCACCCTGGCGGAGAAGATCTTCCCCGCCTCCGACCTCTCCGAGCAGATCTCCACCGCCGGCACCGAGGCGTCGGGGACCGGCAACATGAAGTTCGCCCTGAACGGCGCGCTCACCATCGGCACCCTGGACGGCGCCAACATCGAGATCATGGAGGAGGTGGGGAGGGAGAACATCTTCATCTTCGGCATGACCGCGGCGGAAGTCGCGGCCCTGCGGGCCCGGGGCTACAACCCCAGGGAGTACTACAACAACAACCGCGAGCTGCGCCGGGTGCTGGACATGATCGCCTCGGGGTACTTCTCCCCCTGGGCGCCGGAGCTCTTCACCCCGCTCACCGAGTCGCTTTTGAACCTGGGGGACTACTACATGCTTCTGGCCGACTACGCGGCCTACGTCGCCTGCCAGGAGAAGGTGAGCGAACTCTTCCGCCAGAAGGACGAGTGGGCCCGGCAGGCGATCCTCAACTGCGCCGGCATGGGGAAGTTCTCCAGCGACCGCACCATAGACCAGTACGCCCGAGAGATCTGGGGGATCAAACCTGTCGACATCCTTCCCGGCGCCGTCGAACTGCAGAGGCATTGA
- a CDS encoding replication-associated recombination protein A — translation MADLFNGNREEFAPLAERMRPRSMAEYLGQGHLVGEGKMLRRLIESDRLTSLIFWGPPGSGKTTLARIIANATRSHFIFFSAIMSGIKEIREVVKEAEETLKYQGKRTILFVDEIHRFNKSQQDAFLPHVERGTFTIIGATTENPSFEVIAPLLSRCKVLVLQPLSDEDLLKILQNALADRERGLGELKLSATDEALAFMAEQAGGDARVALNTLETGSRLSHQGVITLESAREAVQKKPLLYDKGGEEHYNVISAFIKSMRGSDPDAALYWLARMLEAGEDPIFILRRMVIFASEDVGNADPRGLQLAVSALQAFQLVGMPEGRIILGQAVTYLATAPKSNASYNGINEALAEVRKSGAQPVPMEIRNAPTKLMKGLGYGKGYLYPHDHQGVVRQNYLPEALAGRRFYAPKESGYEKSIKERMEWIRGEREKA, via the coding sequence ATGGCGGATCTCTTCAACGGCAACCGGGAGGAGTTCGCACCTTTGGCCGAGCGGATGCGGCCGCGCAGCATGGCGGAGTACCTGGGCCAGGGGCACCTGGTGGGCGAAGGTAAGATGCTGCGCCGGCTGATCGAGAGCGACCGCCTCACCTCGCTCATCTTCTGGGGGCCGCCGGGAAGCGGCAAGACCACGCTGGCCCGCATCATAGCCAACGCCACCCGGTCGCACTTCATCTTCTTCTCCGCCATCATGAGCGGCATCAAGGAGATCCGCGAGGTGGTCAAGGAGGCCGAGGAGACCCTGAAGTACCAGGGGAAGCGGACCATCCTCTTCGTGGACGAGATCCACCGCTTCAACAAGAGCCAGCAGGACGCCTTTCTCCCCCACGTCGAGCGCGGCACCTTCACCATCATCGGCGCCACCACGGAAAACCCCTCCTTCGAGGTAATCGCACCGCTGCTCTCCCGCTGCAAGGTCCTGGTGCTGCAGCCCCTTTCCGACGAGGACCTGCTGAAGATCCTGCAAAACGCGCTCGCCGACCGCGAACGGGGACTGGGCGAGCTGAAGCTCTCCGCGACCGACGAGGCGCTCGCTTTCATGGCGGAGCAGGCAGGCGGCGACGCGCGGGTTGCGCTCAACACCCTGGAGACCGGTTCGCGCCTGTCGCACCAAGGCGTGATCACGCTGGAGAGCGCGCGCGAGGCGGTGCAGAAGAAGCCCCTTCTCTACGACAAGGGGGGGGAGGAGCACTACAACGTCATCTCCGCCTTCATCAAGTCGATGCGGGGCTCCGACCCGGATGCGGCGCTCTACTGGCTCGCCCGCATGCTGGAGGCGGGAGAGGACCCGATCTTCATCCTGAGGCGCATGGTGATCTTCGCCTCCGAGGACGTGGGGAACGCCGACCCCCGCGGGCTGCAGCTCGCAGTCTCCGCGCTGCAGGCGTTCCAACTGGTGGGGATGCCGGAGGGGAGGATCATCCTCGGGCAGGCGGTCACCTACTTAGCCACCGCGCCTAAGTCCAACGCCAGCTACAACGGGATCAACGAGGCGCTCGCCGAGGTGAGAAAGAGCGGGGCGCAGCCGGTCCCCATGGAGATCAGGAACGCACCGACGAAGCTCATGAAAGGGCTGGGCTACGGCAAGGGGTACCTATACCCCCACGACCACCAGGGGGTGGTGCGGCAGAACTACCTCCCCGAGGCGCTCGCCGGCCGGCGCTTCTACGCTCCAAAGGAGAGCGGCTACGAGAAGAGCATCAAGGAGCGGATGGAATGGATCCGCGGCGAGCGGGAGAAGGCATAG
- the recN gene encoding DNA repair protein RecN: MLRELQITNLAIIEKLHVEFAPGLNILTGETGAGKSIIIDAVNLILGGRASSDLIRSGAKEASVEAVFDLEGREALLAALAEAGVECEGELLVRRVVQQGGKNRVFIGGGLATTSVLSELSRNLINIYGQHDAQTLLKTENHLRLLDGFAGALSLREEFASRFEAYQAAKNELAALEQGEREAERRLDLLSFQSGEIADAKLHAGEEEELAEERLRLSHSGKLLSASQQAFETLYGGDAALLGALRRMIGTVAEAGSLDHALAPVADTLEAAYAQLEDAALTLRDYAASVEAEPGRLEQLEDRLDAINRLKRKYGADIDEILAYKGQVDAELAALGNREEAKGELQQRIAALEGELEVLGGKLSKMREKGASELKAGMERELSELAMKNSLFETSFERSSEARSYGFERCEFLFSPNPGEPPKPLAKIASGGELSRLMLALKQLHPDSEVPTLIFDEVDTGIGGATSALIGEKLKRVARSQQVLAITHLPQVAAFADLHLKVEKGVSAGRTATSVEYLDPEARVAEIARMLAGARVTEKTLEHAREMIQEAVR, encoded by the coding sequence TTGCTGAGAGAACTGCAGATAACCAACCTGGCCATCATCGAGAAGCTGCACGTCGAGTTCGCCCCCGGGCTCAACATCCTGACCGGCGAGACTGGCGCGGGGAAATCCATCATCATCGACGCGGTGAACCTGATCCTCGGCGGGCGCGCGAGCTCCGACCTGATCCGCTCAGGCGCCAAGGAAGCCTCGGTCGAGGCGGTCTTCGACCTCGAGGGGCGCGAGGCGCTGCTCGCCGCGCTTGCCGAGGCGGGGGTGGAGTGCGAAGGAGAGCTCCTGGTGCGGCGCGTGGTGCAGCAGGGGGGGAAGAACCGTGTCTTCATCGGCGGCGGGCTTGCCACCACCTCGGTCCTCTCCGAGCTCAGCCGCAACCTGATCAACATCTACGGCCAGCACGACGCGCAGACGCTATTGAAGACGGAGAACCACCTGCGCCTTCTGGACGGCTTCGCCGGCGCCCTTTCCCTGCGCGAGGAGTTCGCCTCCCGCTTCGAGGCCTACCAGGCCGCGAAGAACGAGCTGGCGGCGCTGGAGCAGGGGGAGCGCGAGGCCGAGCGGCGCCTGGACCTCCTCTCCTTCCAAAGCGGCGAGATCGCCGATGCGAAGCTCCACGCTGGCGAGGAGGAAGAGCTTGCCGAGGAGCGGCTGAGGCTCTCCCACAGCGGGAAGCTCCTCTCGGCAAGCCAGCAGGCCTTCGAGACGCTCTACGGGGGAGACGCGGCACTTCTGGGGGCGCTGCGCCGCATGATCGGAACCGTTGCCGAGGCGGGTTCCCTCGATCATGCCCTCGCGCCGGTAGCCGACACGCTGGAAGCGGCCTATGCCCAGCTGGAAGACGCGGCTCTCACCCTGCGCGATTACGCGGCCAGCGTCGAGGCCGAGCCGGGGAGGCTGGAGCAGCTTGAGGACAGGCTCGACGCCATCAACCGCCTGAAGCGGAAATACGGCGCCGACATCGACGAGATCCTCGCCTATAAGGGGCAGGTGGACGCCGAGCTCGCAGCCCTTGGGAACAGAGAAGAGGCCAAGGGCGAACTTCAGCAGAGGATTGCCGCCCTGGAAGGCGAACTTGAGGTGTTAGGGGGGAAGCTCTCGAAAATGCGCGAGAAGGGTGCGTCGGAGCTCAAGGCGGGGATGGAGCGGGAGCTTTCCGAGCTCGCCATGAAAAACTCCCTCTTCGAGACCTCATTCGAGCGAAGCTCCGAGGCTAGAAGCTACGGCTTCGAGCGCTGCGAGTTCCTCTTTTCGCCCAACCCCGGCGAGCCCCCAAAGCCCCTGGCGAAGATCGCCTCGGGGGGGGAGCTTTCCCGGCTCATGCTCGCCTTGAAGCAGCTGCACCCCGACTCCGAGGTCCCGACGCTCATCTTTGACGAGGTCGATACCGGGATCGGCGGGGCCACCTCGGCGCTCATAGGCGAGAAGCTGAAGCGGGTGGCGCGCTCCCAGCAGGTGCTGGCCATCACCCACCTGCCTCAGGTGGCCGCCTTTGCCGACCTGCACCTGAAGGTGGAGAAGGGTGTGAGCGCAGGGCGGACCGCGACCAGCGTGGAGTACCTGGACCCCGAGGCCCGGGTGGCGGAAATAGCGCGCATGCTGGCAGGCGCGCGGGTCACAGAGAAGACCCTGGAGCACGCCAGGGAGATGATTCAGGAGGCAGTAAGATGA
- a CDS encoding NAD(+)/NADH kinase, whose amino-acid sequence MKKIAIFAKVHDPRSLAVAEELIEWLAARGVTAHVEEHLSRRLRRTTLAESSESTEIAADADLVVVLGGDGTLIAAARLVGERDVPILAVNLGSLGFLTEITLDELYPSVERCLAGDFEVTERMMLMASVERAGEVVELHRVLNDVVINKGALARIIDMETSVSGRYLTTFKADGLIVSTPTGSTGYSLSANGPILHPELECISITPICPHTLTNRPLVMAADAHIAIKLKYAPDESVFLTLDGQVGMKLLSGDVVQITKAAHVTRLIQSRSKDYFEVLRTKLKWGER is encoded by the coding sequence ATGAAAAAAATCGCCATTTTTGCCAAAGTCCACGACCCGCGCTCACTGGCCGTGGCGGAGGAGCTGATCGAGTGGCTGGCGGCGCGCGGCGTGACCGCCCACGTCGAGGAGCACCTCTCCAGGAGGCTCAGGCGCACCACCCTGGCCGAGAGCTCCGAGAGCACGGAGATCGCGGCCGACGCCGACCTGGTGGTGGTGCTCGGCGGTGACGGCACCCTCATCGCCGCGGCGAGGCTTGTAGGGGAGCGGGATGTCCCGATACTGGCGGTGAACCTGGGGAGCCTGGGCTTTCTCACCGAGATCACGCTGGACGAGCTCTACCCCTCGGTCGAGCGCTGCCTGGCCGGCGATTTCGAGGTGACCGAGAGGATGATGCTGATGGCCAGCGTCGAGCGCGCCGGGGAGGTGGTGGAGCTGCACCGGGTGCTGAACGACGTGGTGATCAACAAGGGGGCCCTGGCGCGGATCATCGACATGGAGACCTCGGTGAGCGGGCGCTACCTGACCACCTTCAAGGCGGACGGCCTGATCGTCTCCACACCGACCGGCTCAACCGGCTATTCGCTTTCGGCCAACGGCCCGATCCTGCACCCGGAGCTCGAGTGCATCTCGATCACCCCCATCTGCCCGCATACCCTCACCAACCGGCCGCTGGTGATGGCCGCGGACGCCCACATCGCCATAAAGCTGAAGTACGCCCCGGACGAGTCGGTCTTTCTCACCCTCGACGGGCAGGTCGGTATGAAGCTTCTCTCCGGCGACGTGGTGCAGATCACCAAGGCGGCGCACGTAACGAGGCTGATCCAGTCCCGCAGCAAGGACTACTTCGAGGTCTTAAGGACCAAGCTCAAGTGGGGCGAGAGGTGA
- a CDS encoding TldD/PmbA family protein codes for MELAKHADAVERLLKGRNLDGWEMFLSQSRDLAIEAKQGKVDAFRAAEPFGVAVRLKVGDGLGFSFSTSMEPAALSMMVDGALVAARAQAQDPCYTLAAPAALYPELPWLYDPELPAVDEELKVARALELERLTLATDPRVKRVRKCSYGESVYSTFIRNSLGLEKGYRGSYVTCSVSAVAEDGGDAQSGWDYAFSPSFKGIDIEAVARGAGRRATSLLGARTIPGMRCPVVLDNHVAAALVEVLAPSFLGESVHKGKSLFLGKEGEQVFSELVTLRDDGLLLDGMGTAPCDGEGVPQQDTPLVTSGVLQGFLYDSYWGKKAGVSSTGNAERGGVKGPPRSGAHNLMIQPGEASPEALLAGVERGVLITEVMGMHTANTISGDFSVGASGFYLERGEILYPVKGLALAGNLLQLFRGVDLVGSDLRFFGGAGSPSLRVGELEISGA; via the coding sequence ATGGAACTGGCCAAGCACGCAGACGCCGTCGAACGGCTCCTCAAGGGGCGCAACCTGGACGGCTGGGAGATGTTCCTGTCGCAATCCAGGGATCTCGCCATCGAGGCGAAGCAGGGGAAGGTAGACGCCTTCCGCGCCGCCGAGCCTTTCGGGGTTGCAGTGCGCCTGAAGGTGGGCGATGGACTCGGCTTCTCCTTTTCCACGAGCATGGAGCCAGCGGCCCTTTCAATGATGGTCGACGGCGCGCTGGTGGCGGCCCGCGCCCAGGCGCAGGACCCCTGCTACACCCTCGCAGCACCGGCGGCGCTCTACCCCGAACTCCCCTGGCTCTATGACCCGGAGCTTCCGGCAGTCGACGAGGAGCTCAAGGTGGCGCGCGCGCTGGAGTTGGAGCGGCTCACGCTCGCCACGGACCCGAGGGTGAAAAGGGTGAGAAAGTGCAGCTACGGCGAATCGGTCTACTCCACCTTCATCAGGAACTCGCTTGGGCTTGAAAAGGGTTACCGCGGCAGCTACGTCACCTGCTCCGTCTCGGCCGTGGCCGAGGACGGCGGCGACGCCCAAAGCGGCTGGGATTACGCCTTCTCACCCTCCTTTAAAGGGATCGACATCGAGGCCGTGGCGCGGGGTGCGGGGCGCAGGGCGACCTCGCTGCTTGGCGCGCGCACCATCCCCGGCATGCGCTGCCCTGTCGTCCTGGACAACCACGTGGCCGCCGCCCTTGTCGAGGTGCTGGCTCCCTCCTTTCTGGGGGAGAGCGTACACAAGGGGAAATCGCTCTTTCTGGGGAAAGAGGGCGAGCAGGTCTTCTCCGAACTGGTTACCCTGCGCGACGACGGACTTTTGCTTGACGGCATGGGAACTGCTCCCTGCGACGGCGAGGGCGTGCCGCAGCAGGACACCCCGCTGGTAACCTCCGGGGTGCTGCAGGGCTTTTTGTACGACAGCTACTGGGGGAAAAAAGCCGGGGTCTCCTCGACCGGCAACGCAGAGCGAGGCGGCGTGAAGGGGCCTCCGAGGAGCGGCGCCCACAACCTCATGATCCAGCCCGGCGAGGCGAGCCCGGAGGCGCTTTTGGCAGGCGTCGAGCGCGGGGTGCTGATTACCGAGGTGATGGGGATGCACACGGCCAACACCATCTCGGGGGACTTTTCCGTGGGGGCCTCTGGATTCTACCTGGAGCGAGGCGAGATCCTCTACCCGGTGAAGGGGCTGGCCCTGGCGGGAAACCTGTTGCAGTTGTTCCGGGGAGTGGATCTGGTGGGAAGCGACCTCCGCTTCTTCGGAGGGGCGGGGTCGCCTTCGCTGAGGGTCGGCGAACTGGAAATCAGCGGTGCCTAG
- a CDS encoding tetratricopeptide repeat protein — protein sequence MELMPQDDPLKLCQRAIEVLSGGDPQAALPLLERAFKVQDNPALHSYLGYCIAKERGQVRKGRDLCLASLEIEPQNPAHHLNLAKVHQIAGQKPEALAALRKGMEAGGSPEILALLHVLGTRKPPPIRFLSRDNPLNKWIGIALGRIGLR from the coding sequence ATGGAGCTCATGCCGCAGGACGATCCGTTAAAACTTTGCCAGCGCGCCATCGAGGTGCTGTCGGGGGGGGACCCCCAGGCGGCCCTTCCCTTGTTGGAGCGGGCCTTCAAGGTGCAGGACAACCCCGCCCTGCACTCGTACCTTGGGTACTGCATCGCCAAGGAGCGGGGGCAGGTGAGGAAAGGGCGCGACCTCTGCCTCGCCTCGCTGGAGATCGAGCCGCAAAACCCGGCCCACCACCTGAACCTTGCCAAAGTGCACCAGATCGCCGGGCAAAAGCCCGAGGCGCTAGCGGCCCTCAGGAAGGGGATGGAGGCCGGAGGAAGTCCTGAGATCCTGGCGCTCTTGCACGTGCTCGGCACCAGAAAGCCCCCTCCCATCAGGTTTCTTTCGCGCGACAACCCGCTCAACAAGTGGATCGGCATCGCCCTTGGGCGGATCGGGTTGCGCTGA
- a CDS encoding VOC family protein — MADQFKEQGAFSWLELSTPDVAASRAFYGRLFGWKTEPWSGSEDYALIKVGDREVGGMTPRRPGQRKPVGWGAYVTVTDVDATALLAAELGGKVLVPATDIPRVGRFCVIQDPQGAVITAITYCRP, encoded by the coding sequence ATGGCCGATCAATTCAAGGAGCAGGGGGCTTTCAGCTGGCTGGAACTGAGCACGCCGGATGTGGCCGCTTCCCGGGCCTTCTACGGAAGGCTCTTCGGCTGGAAGACCGAACCGTGGAGCGGCTCGGAGGATTACGCCCTGATCAAGGTGGGGGACCGCGAGGTAGGGGGGATGACCCCGCGGCGCCCCGGTCAGCGCAAGCCTGTCGGCTGGGGGGCTTACGTGACGGTCACCGATGTCGACGCGACCGCCCTCCTCGCAGCGGAGCTCGGGGGGAAGGTGCTGGTTCCCGCGACCGACATCCCCCGGGTGGGGCGCTTCTGCGTCATCCAGGACCCGCAGGGGGCTGTGATCACCGCCATCACCTACTGCCGTCCCTAG
- a CDS encoding HAD family hydrolase — translation MKKETKAVIYDCDGVLFDSFEANYAFYGQVVERFGKAPLDRSDAELMRILHTYCNKDVLSHIFAGFDRMDEVRAFSASIDYRKLFPLMVMEEGLRETLEALKGRVELAVCTNRASSMDLLLESFGLAPYFSCVMTAALVQNPKPHPEPLWKVLERYGIAPEEALFIGDSEVDRQAADAAGVPFVAYRGEMPALARIEKHQELLLLL, via the coding sequence TTGAAAAAAGAGACCAAGGCGGTCATCTACGACTGCGACGGGGTGCTGTTCGACTCCTTCGAGGCGAACTACGCCTTCTACGGACAGGTGGTGGAACGCTTCGGCAAGGCGCCTCTGGACCGAAGCGACGCCGAGCTGATGCGGATCCTGCATACCTACTGCAACAAGGACGTGCTCTCCCATATCTTCGCCGGCTTCGACCGGATGGACGAGGTGCGGGCCTTTTCGGCCAGCATCGACTACAGGAAGCTCTTTCCCCTGATGGTGATGGAGGAGGGGTTGAGGGAGACGCTGGAGGCGCTGAAGGGGAGGGTGGAGCTCGCCGTCTGCACCAACAGGGCAAGCTCCATGGACCTGCTCTTGGAGAGCTTCGGGCTCGCCCCCTATTTCAGCTGCGTCATGACCGCGGCGCTGGTGCAAAACCCGAAACCGCACCCGGAGCCGCTTTGGAAGGTGCTGGAGCGATACGGCATCGCACCGGAAGAGGCCCTTTTCATCGGGGATTCCGAGGTGGACCGCCAGGCGGCCGACGCTGCCGGGGTCCCGTTTGTCGCCTACCGCGGTGAGATGCCCGCGCTGGCAAGGATTGAGAAGCACCAGGAACTGCTGTTACTGCTGTAG
- the pfkA gene encoding 6-phosphofructokinase, with translation MKKIGIITSGGDCSGMNAAIRAATRTALGHGVQVVGFRKGYSGLLKGDFLEMQTKDVAGILHRGGTFLQSARSEEFRTVLGREKAVRHLEEFGVEGLVVIGGDGSLNGALALHRMGVPVIGIPASIDNDIPFTDMALGVDTALNNIIYAVDCIKDTASSHDRAFVIEVMGRNSGYLASMAAIATGAEYAIIPEVECDIADLCNQLRLRYEEGRSNAIIILAEGAGRAQNIADNIKDAIGFETRVTVLGHYQRGGAPSVFDRLLGSRFGHAAVENLLAGQMGKMVGLCCNAILPTLLETVVVSEKRQQDELHEMSLILGI, from the coding sequence ATGAAGAAGATAGGGATAATCACCAGCGGCGGCGACTGCTCCGGCATGAACGCGGCGATCAGGGCCGCGACCAGGACCGCGCTGGGGCACGGGGTGCAGGTGGTAGGGTTCCGCAAGGGGTATTCGGGCCTTTTGAAGGGGGACTTCCTCGAGATGCAGACCAAGGACGTGGCCGGGATCCTGCACCGCGGCGGGACCTTCCTGCAGTCGGCCCGCAGCGAGGAGTTCCGCACTGTCTTGGGAAGGGAGAAGGCGGTCAGGCACCTGGAGGAGTTCGGGGTCGAGGGGCTGGTGGTGATCGGGGGGGACGGCTCCTTGAACGGCGCGCTGGCGCTGCACCGCATGGGGGTGCCTGTGATAGGCATTCCCGCCAGCATCGACAACGACATACCCTTCACCGACATGGCGCTCGGGGTGGACACGGCGCTCAACAACATCATCTACGCGGTCGACTGCATCAAGGACACGGCCAGTTCGCACGACCGCGCCTTCGTCATCGAGGTGATGGGGAGGAACTCGGGCTATCTAGCCAGCATGGCGGCCATCGCCACCGGCGCCGAGTACGCCATCATCCCCGAGGTGGAGTGCGACATCGCCGACCTCTGCAACCAGCTCAGGCTCCGTTACGAGGAGGGGCGCAGCAACGCTATCATCATCCTGGCCGAAGGGGCCGGGCGCGCCCAGAACATAGCAGACAACATCAAGGACGCCATCGGCTTCGAGACCAGGGTCACGGTGCTCGGCCACTACCAGAGGGGGGGCGCCCCCTCGGTCTTCGACCGGCTTCTGGGGAGCAGGTTCGGGCACGCGGCCGTGGAGAACCTTCTGGCCGGGCAGATGGGAAAGATGGTGGGGCTTTGCTGCAACGCCATCTTGCCGACGCTTTTGGAGACTGTGGTGGTGAGCGAGAAGAGGCAGCAAGACGAGCTGCACGAGATGTCGCTGATCCTGGGGATCTAG
- a CDS encoding N-acetyltransferase, translated as MIRKARISDVKDIQKLLTSFASRGEMLSRSLSELYEALRDFYVYEEGGELLGTSALHIVWEDLAEVRSVAVAESAGRRGIGSQVVGACIAEARELGLKRLFCLTYKPDFFAKFGFKIADKSELPHKVWGDCIKCVKFPDCDEIAMVLDL; from the coding sequence ATGATCAGAAAGGCAAGAATCAGCGACGTAAAAGACATCCAGAAGCTCCTCACCAGCTTTGCCAGCCGCGGCGAGATGCTCTCGCGCTCCCTCTCCGAGTTGTACGAGGCGCTGCGCGATTTCTACGTATACGAGGAGGGGGGGGAGCTTCTTGGCACCTCCGCCCTGCACATCGTCTGGGAAGATCTCGCCGAGGTCCGTTCAGTCGCCGTTGCCGAGAGCGCCGGCAGGCGCGGCATCGGGAGCCAGGTGGTCGGCGCCTGCATCGCCGAGGCGCGTGAGCTGGGGCTGAAACGGCTCTTTTGCCTCACCTACAAGCCCGACTTCTTCGCCAAGTTCGGCTTCAAGATCGCCGACAAGTCCGAGCTGCCGCACAAGGTTTGGGGCGATTGCATCAAGTGCGTGAAGTTCCCCGACTGCGACGAAATCGCCATGGTGCTGGATCTGTAG